The Seleniivibrio woodruffii genome window below encodes:
- the rplF gene encoding 50S ribosomal protein L6 yields MSRIGKKPIDIPAGVTVTIDRNTVSVAGPKGKLEQELHYKAVVSVDGNVVNVDRKDETKISKSVHGLTRTLISNMVTGVTQGYTKKLDIVGVGYRVAQKGTDLDLSLGFSHPVVVTPPAGIELKAETQTKIAVIGIDKQLVGQVAADIRKLREPEPYKGKGIRYEGEYILRKAGKTGKK; encoded by the coding sequence ATGTCTAGAATCGGTAAAAAACCTATAGATATTCCCGCAGGCGTGACCGTCACTATCGACAGAAACACGGTCAGCGTTGCAGGCCCCAAAGGCAAGCTGGAACAGGAACTCCACTACAAAGCCGTCGTATCAGTCGACGGTAATGTAGTGAACGTGGACAGAAAGGACGAAACTAAAATCTCCAAATCCGTTCACGGCCTTACACGTACTCTCATCAGCAACATGGTGACAGGCGTTACTCAAGGGTACACCAAGAAGCTTGACATTGTTGGTGTGGGTTACAGGGTTGCTCAGAAGGGAACAGATCTTGATCTGTCCCTCGGCTTCTCACACCCCGTTGTCGTGACTCCCCCCGCAGGCATCGAGCTTAAGGCGGAAACTCAGACAAAGATCGCCGTAATCGGTATCGACAAACAGCTCGTCGGTCAGGTAGCTGCCGACATCCGCAAGCTGAGAGAGCCCGAGCCTTACAAAGGTAAAGGTATCAGATACGAAGGCGAATACATTCTTAGAAAAGCCGGCAAGACCGGTAAGAAATAA
- the rplP gene encoding 50S ribosomal protein L16, translated as MLTPNRMKYRKQFKGRIKGVASKGHYVAFGDFGLAADGKAKLTSRQIESARIAINRYLKRGGNLIIRIFPHKPITSKPLEVRQGKGKGAVEYYVAPVKEGTILYEVGGVTEEQAKEAFRRASHKLPVKTKFVRRETVEAAQ; from the coding sequence ATGCTTACACCCAATAGAATGAAATACAGAAAGCAGTTCAAAGGCCGCATCAAAGGTGTTGCGTCTAAAGGTCACTATGTGGCTTTCGGCGACTTCGGTCTTGCTGCAGACGGCAAAGCAAAGCTTACCAGCCGTCAGATAGAATCCGCGAGGATCGCTATCAACAGATACCTGAAAAGAGGCGGAAACCTTATTATCCGCATCTTCCCTCACAAACCCATAACCTCTAAGCCCCTTGAAGTAAGACAGGGTAAAGGTAAGGGTGCGGTTGAGTACTATGTGGCTCCCGTTAAAGAAGGAACCATCCTTTATGAAGTTGGCGGTGTTACAGAAGAACAGGCAAAAGAGGCGTTCAGAAGAGCATCTCACAAACTGCCCGTTAAGACCAAGTTCGTAAGACGTGAAACAGTGGAGGCAGCACAATGA
- the rpsC gene encoding 30S ribosomal protein S3 — protein MGQKVNPNGYRIGINKPWKSTWYANKKEYRQQLLEDIKIRKYLKEKLAQAGLARIGIERMGNRVRITLNTSRPGIVIGKKGAEIDKLKRDLKRFTDSEVLLVIREVKKPEINALLIGENIAMQIQRRVAFRRAMKKAVLQAMKSGALGIRVACSGRLAGADMARTEWYIKGRVPLQTLRADIDYGTTEALTTYGIIGIKVWVFTGEVLEDRGRTEAGE, from the coding sequence GTGGGACAAAAAGTTAATCCTAACGGATACAGAATTGGCATAAACAAGCCCTGGAAATCAACTTGGTATGCCAATAAAAAAGAATACAGACAGCAGCTTCTTGAAGATATCAAGATCAGAAAGTATCTTAAAGAAAAGCTTGCTCAGGCCGGTCTTGCCAGAATCGGGATCGAGCGTATGGGTAACAGAGTGCGCATCACTCTTAACACATCACGCCCCGGTATCGTTATCGGTAAAAAAGGCGCTGAAATCGATAAACTGAAAAGAGATCTGAAAAGATTTACGGATTCCGAAGTTCTTCTGGTTATCAGAGAAGTTAAGAAACCCGAAATCAACGCTCTCCTCATCGGCGAGAACATCGCTATGCAGATCCAGAGACGTGTAGCTTTCAGACGTGCAATGAAAAAAGCCGTTCTTCAGGCTATGAAATCAGGCGCTCTGGGAATCAGAGTTGCTTGTTCCGGCCGTCTTGCCGGCGCTGACATGGCAAGAACAGAATGGTACATCAAAGGACGAGTTCCGCTTCAGACGCTTCGTGCGGACATCGACTACGGCACCACGGAAGCCCTTACAACTTACGGTATCATCGGTATCAAAGTTTGGGTCTTCACAGGTGAAGTTCTCGAGGACAGAGGCAGAACAGAGGCAGGTGAGTAA
- the rpsS gene encoding 30S ribosomal protein S19, which yields MPRSLKKGPFLDDHLEKKVMVAKESGDKKVIKTWSRRSTVIPEMVGLTFAVHNGQKFIPVFVTENMVGHKLGEFALTRTFRSHKKDDKKVRGR from the coding sequence GTGCCTAGGTCATTAAAGAAAGGCCCTTTCCTGGATGATCACCTCGAAAAGAAGGTGATGGTTGCCAAAGAAAGCGGCGATAAAAAAGTCATTAAGACTTGGTCTAGAAGAAGCACCGTGATTCCTGAGATGGTCGGCCTGACATTTGCGGTCCACAACGGACAGAAGTTCATCCCTGTTTTCGTAACAGAGAACATGGTTGGCCATAAACTTGGTGAATTTGCACTCACCAGAACTTTCAGAAGTCACAAGAAAGACGACAAAAAGGTAAGGGGCAGATAA
- the rplX gene encoding 50S ribosomal protein L24, with amino-acid sequence MSVKLKIKKDDPVIVTTGKDKGKKTKVVKMDREGGKVFCEGVNVSKKHVKPNQFNPDGGIVDKTMPLAISNVAYYCPKCSKGVKLGLKVLESGKKVRFCRACGEIIDK; translated from the coding sequence ATGAGTGTTAAACTGAAAATCAAGAAGGACGACCCTGTTATCGTTACCACCGGTAAGGATAAAGGCAAGAAGACTAAGGTCGTCAAAATGGACAGGGAAGGCGGCAAAGTGTTTTGCGAAGGCGTTAACGTCTCCAAAAAGCACGTTAAACCCAACCAGTTCAACCCCGACGGCGGCATCGTTGACAAAACAATGCCTCTGGCAATATCCAATGTTGCGTACTACTGCCCCAAATGCAGTAAAGGCGTAAAGCTTGGACTCAAGGTTCTCGAATCCGGCAAAAAAGTCCGCTTTTGCAGAGCCTGTGGCGAGATAATCGATAAGTAA
- the rplD gene encoding 50S ribosomal protein L4, with product MATFDVKNVKNEKVGQVDLSDEIMSYPVKPTLMHEVVIMQLASKRAGTHSTLNRARMDGGKGAKPWRQKGTGRARSGSKKSPLWRGGAIAFGPHPRDYAYTMPKKKVKNALKSAIRAKSEAGALHVIDALNVADGKTKEAVEILKNFSADRKVLVVYGELDEKSERAFRNVPYVDLLNVNGLNVYDVLNARTILLCQDAIGRIQEVLV from the coding sequence ATGGCTACTTTTGACGTTAAAAACGTGAAAAACGAAAAAGTGGGTCAGGTTGATCTGAGCGACGAAATAATGTCGTATCCTGTAAAACCTACCCTGATGCACGAGGTGGTAATTATGCAGCTTGCCTCTAAGAGAGCAGGCACGCATTCCACACTCAACAGAGCCAGAATGGACGGCGGTAAAGGTGCGAAACCCTGGAGACAGAAAGGCACAGGCCGTGCAAGATCCGGTTCTAAAAAGTCTCCCCTCTGGAGAGGCGGAGCAATAGCATTCGGTCCCCATCCCAGAGACTATGCTTACACTATGCCCAAGAAAAAGGTTAAGAACGCTCTTAAATCTGCAATCAGGGCAAAATCCGAAGCCGGCGCGCTTCATGTTATTGATGCGCTGAACGTTGCTGACGGTAAGACCAAAGAAGCAGTTGAAATCCTTAAGAATTTCTCTGCTGACAGAAAGGTTCTCGTGGTATACGGCGAGCTTGATGAGAAATCAGAAAGAGCTTTCCGCAACGTACCCTATGTTGACCTTCTCAACGTTAACGGTCTGAACGTTTATGACGTTCTTAACGCCCGCACAATCCTGCTTTGCCAGGATGCAATCGGACGTATTCAGGAGGTTCTCGTATGA
- a CDS encoding type Z 30S ribosomal protein S14, with product MATKAKFHSGFQKKKFKVQEYNRCPICGRPRSFMRRFNMCRLCFRKFAAEGEIPGVRKSSW from the coding sequence GTGGCTACTAAGGCTAAATTCCACAGCGGATTTCAGAAGAAGAAATTCAAAGTTCAGGAATACAATCGTTGCCCTATTTGTGGAAGACCCCGTTCTTTCATGCGCAGGTTCAACATGTGCAGACTTTGCTTCAGGAAGTTCGCCGCTGAGGGAGAAATCCCCGGCGTAAGAAAGTCCAGCTGGTAA
- the tuf gene encoding elongation factor Tu, whose translation MAKSKFERTKPHVNVGTIGHVDHGKTSLTAAITNILAKKGYAQFVDYGNIDKAPEERERGITIATAHVEYESDKRHYAHVDCPGHADYVKNMITGAAQMDGAILVVSAADGPMPQTREHILLARQVGVPYIVVFMNKIDMVDDEELIELVELEIRDLLSAYEFPGDDTPIIKGSALQALNDGDNPKWSQPILDLVQALDDYIQEPQRDIDKDFLMPIEDVFSISGRGTVVTGRVERGKVKVGEEVQIIGIRDTQKTTVTGIEMFRKLLDEGTAGDNVGILVRGIKKDDVERGQVLAKPNSITPHKKFKAEAYILAKEEGGRHTPFFSGYRPQFYFRTTDVTGIITLAEGVEMVMPGDNISCDVELITPIAMDPGLRFAIREGGRTVGAGVVV comes from the coding sequence ATGGCCAAGTCTAAATTCGAAAGAACGAAACCTCACGTTAACGTTGGTACAATCGGCCACGTTGACCACGGTAAAACATCACTGACCGCAGCGATCACTAACATCCTTGCGAAGAAAGGCTACGCACAGTTCGTAGACTACGGTAACATCGACAAAGCTCCTGAAGAAAGAGAGCGCGGTATTACCATCGCAACAGCACACGTGGAGTACGAGTCTGACAAGCGTCACTATGCTCACGTTGACTGCCCCGGTCACGCCGACTACGTTAAGAACATGATCACCGGTGCTGCACAGATGGACGGCGCAATTCTCGTTGTGTCTGCCGCTGACGGCCCCATGCCCCAGACCCGTGAGCACATCCTGCTCGCTCGTCAGGTAGGCGTTCCTTACATCGTAGTATTCATGAACAAGATCGACATGGTAGACGACGAGGAACTTATCGAACTCGTTGAACTTGAAATCAGAGATCTTCTCTCTGCCTATGAGTTCCCCGGCGACGATACACCCATCATCAAAGGTTCCGCACTTCAGGCTCTTAACGACGGCGACAACCCCAAGTGGTCTCAGCCTATCCTTGACCTTGTGCAGGCACTTGATGACTACATTCAGGAACCCCAGCGTGATATCGATAAAGACTTCCTTATGCCCATCGAGGACGTATTCTCCATCTCCGGCCGTGGTACAGTTGTAACCGGCAGAGTAGAGCGTGGTAAAGTCAAAGTCGGCGAAGAAGTCCAGATCATCGGTATCCGTGACACACAGAAAACAACCGTAACAGGTATCGAAATGTTCCGCAAACTTCTTGATGAAGGAACAGCTGGCGACAACGTAGGTATTCTTGTCCGCGGTATTAAAAAGGACGACGTTGAGCGCGGTCAGGTACTTGCCAAGCCGAACTCAATCACTCCCCACAAGAAGTTCAAAGCTGAGGCATACATCCTTGCTAAAGAGGAAGGCGGACGTCATACACCTTTCTTTAGCGGCTACAGACCTCAGTTCTACTTCAGAACAACAGACGTTACAGGTATCATCACTCTTGCAGAAGGCGTAGAGATGGTAATGCCCGGCGATAACATCTCTTGTGATGTTGAACTTATCACACCCATCGCTATGGACCCCGGTCTTCGCTTCGCAATCCGTGAAGGCGGACGTACTGTTGGCGCAGGCGTGGTTGTT
- the rplV gene encoding 50S ribosomal protein L22 has translation MEAKAYARFQRVSTRKTRPVADLIRGKKVEEALAILKFTPNKGAEILYKTIKSAASNAEENHGHTDASRMVVKEVRVDSGPAMKRFTPRAYGRASLIRKPTSHITVVLSD, from the coding sequence ATGGAAGCTAAAGCTTACGCAAGGTTTCAGAGAGTTTCCACCAGAAAAACTCGCCCTGTAGCTGACCTTATCAGAGGTAAAAAAGTTGAGGAAGCTCTTGCTATCCTTAAGTTTACCCCTAACAAAGGCGCAGAGATTCTGTATAAAACCATCAAATCCGCTGCAAGCAACGCAGAGGAAAACCATGGTCACACAGATGCCAGCCGTATGGTTGTAAAAGAGGTTAGAGTGGATTCAGGTCCCGCTATGAAGAGGTTCACACCCAGAGCCTACGGAAGAGCATCCCTTATCCGCAAACCTACAAGCCACATCACTGTCGTGCTTTCAGACTAA
- the rplB gene encoding 50S ribosomal protein L2 gives MGIKKFKPTSDGVRFRTNSDFQDVTTDQPEKSLLAPLSKHAGRTNNGRITVRHKGGGNKRKYRLIDFKRNKDNIEASVKTIEYDPNRSARIALVFYADGEKRYILAPLGLKVGDKIHSGTEADIKLGNAKMLKDMPVGTVVHNVEMRPGKGGQLARSAGTYAQLLAKEGTYCHVRMPSGEIRLIKAECKATIGQVSNTEHENIQIGKAGRTRWKGVRPTVRGVAMNPVDHPHGGGEGRTSGGRHPVTPWGVPTKGYKTRAKNKPSNKYIVSRRKK, from the coding sequence ATGGGAATCAAGAAGTTTAAACCGACTTCAGACGGTGTAAGGTTCAGAACCAACAGCGACTTCCAGGATGTGACAACCGATCAGCCTGAAAAGTCCCTGCTGGCGCCCCTGTCTAAACATGCAGGCCGTACTAACAACGGTCGCATCACAGTCAGACACAAAGGCGGCGGGAACAAAAGAAAATATCGTCTGATAGATTTCAAGAGAAACAAAGACAACATAGAAGCAAGTGTTAAAACAATCGAGTACGATCCTAACAGAAGCGCAAGAATCGCTCTTGTGTTTTATGCTGACGGTGAGAAAAGATATATCCTTGCTCCCCTTGGTCTTAAAGTTGGAGACAAGATCCACAGCGGTACGGAAGCGGATATCAAACTCGGCAACGCTAAGATGCTGAAAGACATGCCCGTGGGTACAGTTGTGCACAACGTGGAGATGAGGCCCGGTAAAGGCGGTCAGCTTGCCCGTTCCGCAGGAACATACGCACAGCTTCTCGCTAAAGAGGGAACCTATTGCCACGTCCGCATGCCTTCCGGTGAGATCAGACTTATCAAAGCCGAGTGCAAAGCCACTATCGGTCAGGTAAGCAACACCGAGCATGAGAACATTCAAATCGGTAAAGCGGGTAGAACTCGTTGGAAAGGCGTAAGACCTACTGTTCGAGGCGTTGCGATGAACCCTGTTGATCACCCCCATGGTGGTGGTGAGGGTAGAACTTCCGGTGGCCGTCACCCTGTGACCCCCTGGGGCGTTCCTACTAAGGGCTACAAAACAAGAGCCAAAAACAAGCCCTCTAACAAGTACATAGTTTCCCGCAGGAAGAAGTAG
- the rplN gene encoding 50S ribosomal protein L14 — protein MIQVESRLRVADNSGAKEVLCIKVLGGSKIRYGRIGDIIVCTVKAAGPDSNIKKGSVVKAVIVRTAKEQRRPDGTYIKFDDNACVILGKNNLEPIATRVFGPVARELRGKGYLKIVSMAPEVL, from the coding sequence ATGATACAGGTTGAATCCAGACTCAGAGTTGCAGACAACTCAGGAGCCAAGGAAGTGCTTTGCATCAAAGTCCTCGGCGGATCAAAAATCCGCTACGGAAGAATAGGCGACATCATCGTGTGCACAGTGAAAGCAGCCGGACCCGACAGCAACATCAAAAAAGGTTCTGTCGTTAAAGCGGTTATCGTTCGCACTGCGAAAGAACAGCGCCGCCCCGACGGCACATACATCAAGTTTGATGACAATGCATGTGTTATCCTGGGCAAGAACAACCTTGAACCTATCGCAACAAGGGTTTTCGGACCCGTTGCCAGAGAGCTGCGCGGAAAAGGCTATCTGAAAATAGTTTCAATGGCTCCCGAAGTACTCTAA
- the rpsJ gene encoding 30S ribosomal protein S10 has protein sequence MENQKIRIKLKAFDYRILDKAVKDIVNTAKRTGAEVVGPIPLPTSIEKFTILKSPHVNKDARDQYEVRTHKRLIDIFEHNPQTIDALMKLELSAGVDVEIKL, from the coding sequence ATGGAAAATCAAAAGATCAGAATAAAGCTTAAGGCTTTCGATTACAGAATTCTGGATAAAGCAGTGAAAGACATCGTCAACACTGCGAAACGTACAGGCGCAGAGGTAGTGGGACCCATCCCGCTGCCTACTTCGATTGAAAAGTTTACTATCCTCAAGTCCCCTCACGTTAACAAGGACGCGAGAGACCAGTATGAAGTAAGGACTCATAAAAGGCTCATCGACATTTTTGAGCACAACCCTCAAACTATTGATGCCCTTATGAAACTGGAACTTTCCGCAGGCGTTGACGTAGAAATAAAACTCTAA
- a CDS encoding 50S ribosomal protein L23 codes for MSLLSMYNVIKKPLITEKAVEMKENLNQVTFATDARASKKLIKLAVEKLFNVKVKDVRTMNYKGKAKRFGRTMGKRSDWKKAIVVLADGEKLEFV; via the coding sequence ATGAGTCTGCTTTCAATGTACAACGTAATCAAAAAGCCCCTCATCACTGAGAAGGCTGTTGAGATGAAAGAGAACCTTAATCAAGTAACTTTCGCAACTGATGCGAGAGCTTCTAAAAAGCTCATCAAACTGGCAGTTGAAAAACTGTTCAACGTGAAAGTGAAAGATGTCAGAACTATGAACTACAAAGGCAAAGCAAAGCGTTTCGGCCGCACAATGGGCAAAAGAAGCGACTGGAAAAAAGCCATTGTTGTTCTGGCTGATGGCGAAAAACTGGAGTTTGTGTAA
- the rpmC gene encoding 50S ribosomal protein L29: protein MKAAELKALSVAELKAKELELSENIFRMKFKLATGDIEDSSLIRKAKKDIARIQTILNEKSTEGK, encoded by the coding sequence ATGAAAGCAGCAGAACTGAAAGCACTTAGTGTTGCCGAGCTGAAAGCGAAAGAGCTTGAGCTCAGCGAAAATATCTTCAGAATGAAGTTTAAACTGGCCACAGGCGATATTGAGGATTCCTCACTTATCAGAAAGGCTAAAAAAGACATAGCTCGTATTCAGACCATCCTGAACGAGAAAAGCACCGAGGGCAAATAA
- the rpsE gene encoding 30S ribosomal protein S5: protein MNNANVNGENQLVDKVVNIGRVTKVVKGGRIFKFTALVVVGDMNGKVGIGHGKAREVPDAIKKALENAKKSMVEVPVVNGTIPHDVIGRFVSSEIVMKPAAAGTGIISGGVTRSLFELAGVQNILCKSTRSRNPYNSLYAVMDGFKNIRTLEKVAEMRGKTIQEIIKY from the coding sequence ATGAACAATGCTAACGTAAACGGCGAAAATCAACTTGTAGATAAAGTGGTTAACATAGGCAGAGTTACGAAAGTCGTTAAAGGCGGTCGTATATTCAAGTTCACAGCTCTTGTTGTTGTCGGCGACATGAACGGCAAAGTCGGTATCGGTCACGGCAAAGCGAGAGAAGTTCCGGACGCTATTAAAAAGGCGCTCGAGAACGCTAAGAAAAGCATGGTGGAAGTGCCCGTTGTAAACGGCACTATCCCCCACGATGTCATCGGACGTTTCGTTTCAAGCGAAATCGTAATGAAACCCGCCGCTGCCGGTACGGGTATCATCTCCGGCGGCGTGACCCGCTCACTTTTTGAGCTGGCAGGCGTTCAGAACATCCTCTGCAAGTCAACCAGAAGCAGAAACCCCTATAACTCGCTCTATGCGGTTATGGACGGGTTTAAGAACATCAGAACCCTGGAGAAGGTTGCCGAAATGAGAGGCAAAACCATTCAGGAAATCATTAAGTACTAA
- the rplO gene encoding 50S ribosomal protein L15 — protein sequence MELHDLRPAPGANKDRKRLGRGSGSGHGTTAGKGTKGQKARSGGGTRPGFEGGQMPLNRRLPKRGFNNAKFATVYETVNLEVISNNFKDGDLVNFVTLKEKGIVKGNKDGIKVLGDGEITKKLKLEVDKISGSAKEKAEKAGCEVVVLG from the coding sequence ATGGAACTTCATGATCTGAGACCGGCTCCCGGTGCCAATAAAGACAGAAAAAGACTCGGAAGAGGCAGCGGTAGCGGACACGGAACTACTGCCGGTAAAGGTACAAAAGGTCAGAAAGCCAGAAGCGGCGGCGGTACAAGACCCGGTTTTGAAGGCGGTCAGATGCCTCTTAACAGAAGACTGCCCAAAAGAGGTTTCAACAACGCAAAATTCGCTACAGTGTATGAAACTGTAAACCTTGAAGTCATCAGCAATAACTTCAAAGACGGTGATCTGGTTAACTTCGTCACCCTCAAAGAAAAAGGTATTGTGAAAGGCAATAAGGACGGTATCAAGGTTCTTGGCGACGGCGAGATCACTAAAAAGCTGAAACTCGAAGTTGACAAGATATCTGGCTCCGCAAAAGAGAAAGCGGAAAAAGCCGGCTGCGAAGTCGTTGTTCTGGGGTAA
- the rpsH gene encoding 30S ribosomal protein S8, protein MGMTDPIADMLTRVRNALMVKHQEVVMPHSKMKEAVAGLFKEEGYVKNIRVVTDGNKKNLVIHLKYHDNGESVIRGLKRISKPGQRVYINTKNLKPVLGGLGNGVVSTSRGIKTVKQCIAEKVGGEYICQIW, encoded by the coding sequence ATGGGAATGACAGATCCTATCGCTGATATGCTTACAAGAGTACGTAATGCTCTTATGGTTAAACATCAAGAAGTCGTAATGCCTCATTCAAAAATGAAAGAGGCTGTTGCAGGCCTGTTTAAGGAAGAGGGTTACGTAAAAAATATCCGTGTGGTAACAGACGGAAACAAAAAGAATCTGGTGATACACCTTAAATATCATGATAACGGCGAGTCCGTTATCCGCGGGCTTAAGAGAATCTCTAAACCCGGCCAGAGAGTGTATATTAACACTAAAAACCTTAAACCTGTACTTGGCGGACTTGGAAACGGTGTCGTTTCTACTTCCAGAGGCATCAAGACCGTTAAGCAGTGCATCGCTGAGAAAGTCGGCGGTGAGTACATTTGCCAGATATGGTAA
- the rplR gene encoding 50S ribosomal protein L18 translates to MAGFSRATARIRRHVRNRKKVKGSEIRPRLAVFKSNRYIYAQVIDDSKGTTIVTASSLEKEMKEQFKGKVNLTVAKAIGAEVAKRASEKGISKVVFDRGGFLYHGRIRALAEGAREAGLDF, encoded by the coding sequence ATGGCTGGATTTTCAAGAGCGACTGCCCGTATAAGAAGGCATGTTCGTAACAGAAAAAAGGTAAAGGGCTCAGAAATCAGACCCAGACTGGCTGTTTTCAAAAGCAACAGATACATCTATGCACAGGTGATCGACGACTCGAAAGGAACAACCATTGTAACTGCAAGCTCTCTTGAAAAAGAGATGAAAGAGCAGTTCAAAGGTAAAGTTAACCTTACAGTTGCCAAAGCCATCGGCGCAGAGGTTGCTAAAAGAGCTTCCGAAAAGGGAATCAGCAAGGTCGTTTTCGACAGAGGCGGTTTCCTGTATCACGGCAGAATCAGAGCACTTGCTGAAGGCGCTCGTGAAGCCGGACTGGATTTCTAA
- the rpsQ gene encoding 30S ribosomal protein S17, which produces MEARNARKVRKGVVVSDKMDKTVVVKVQSLKLHPRYQKFIKSTKSFKAHDENNECKVGDTVEIVETRPLSKDKRWRVAKILQRSIEAASQE; this is translated from the coding sequence ATGGAAGCCAGAAACGCTAGAAAAGTAAGGAAAGGAGTGGTAGTCAGCGACAAGATGGACAAAACAGTCGTTGTTAAAGTCCAGAGCCTGAAACTCCACCCCCGTTACCAGAAGTTCATCAAGAGCACTAAAAGTTTTAAGGCTCATGATGAGAACAATGAATGCAAAGTTGGCGATACCGTGGAAATCGTAGAGACTAGACCTCTCAGCAAAGACAAACGCTGGAGAGTGGCTAAGATTCTTCAACGCTCCATAGAAGCCGCAAGCCAGGAGTAA
- the rplE gene encoding 50S ribosomal protein L5, with protein sequence MAELKRIYKEEVMPKLIKKFGYANVMQVPKIDKVTLNMGVGEAVQNSKAVEGALRDMTLIAGQKPVVTKAKKSIASFKLREGMPIGCKVTLRGDAAYDFLFRLTRIALARVRDFAGVNPKSFDGRGNFAMGLKEQIVFPEIDYDKIDKIRGFDIIVTTTAKTDEEARELLRELGMPFENPEA encoded by the coding sequence ATGGCGGAACTTAAAAGAATCTATAAAGAAGAAGTTATGCCGAAACTTATTAAAAAGTTCGGCTACGCTAACGTCATGCAGGTCCCGAAAATTGACAAGGTAACTCTTAACATGGGTGTCGGCGAGGCAGTTCAGAACTCCAAAGCCGTTGAAGGCGCCCTGAGAGACATGACCCTCATCGCGGGACAGAAACCGGTTGTCACCAAGGCTAAAAAGTCCATCGCCAGCTTCAAGCTGAGAGAAGGTATGCCCATCGGATGCAAAGTCACCCTTCGCGGCGACGCAGCATACGACTTCCTGTTCAGGCTGACCAGAATCGCTCTGGCCAGGGTTAGAGACTTTGCGGGTGTAAACCCTAAATCTTTCGACGGCAGAGGCAACTTTGCCATGGGTCTGAAAGAGCAGATCGTCTTCCCTGAAATCGATTATGATAAAATCGATAAGATCAGAGGTTTTGACATCATCGTCACAACAACAGCTAAAACTGACGAAGAGGCTAGAGAGCTCCTCAGGGAACTCGGCATGCCCTTCGAAAATCCGGAGGCGTAA
- the rplC gene encoding 50S ribosomal protein L3 — protein MAKAIIGKKVGMTQVFKEDGTVVPVTVVQAGPCVVTEVRTKDKDGYCAIQLGYEEIVKDGKVNKPMAGYFKKQGVKPHKYLKEFRTESGSDKAVGEQVNVTIFEEGDLIDVQGTSIGKGFQGVVKRYGFAGGPKTHGSHFHNVPGSIGMCEFPGETAKGKKMPGRMGGKTVSVQNLQVVKVIPETNLLLIKGAVPGHEDGVVYIKQAVKAKK, from the coding sequence ATGGCAAAAGCAATTATCGGCAAAAAAGTGGGTATGACACAGGTCTTTAAAGAAGACGGAACCGTAGTGCCTGTCACCGTTGTGCAAGCTGGCCCCTGTGTCGTTACCGAAGTCAGAACCAAGGACAAAGACGGGTACTGTGCCATTCAGCTGGGTTATGAAGAAATCGTCAAAGACGGCAAAGTAAACAAACCCATGGCCGGATATTTCAAGAAACAGGGCGTTAAGCCCCACAAGTATCTGAAGGAATTCAGAACTGAATCCGGCTCGGATAAAGCTGTCGGCGAGCAGGTCAATGTTACGATCTTTGAGGAAGGCGATCTCATTGATGTTCAGGGAACATCCATTGGTAAGGGCTTTCAGGGTGTTGTTAAGAGATATGGATTTGCGGGCGGTCCCAAGACCCACGGTTCACACTTCCACAACGTACCCGGCTCAATAGGGATGTGCGAATTCCCCGGCGAAACAGCGAAGGGAAAGAAGATGCCTGGCAGAATGGGCGGAAAAACTGTTTCCGTTCAGAACCTGCAAGTGGTGAAAGTAATACCTGAAACAAACCTGCTGCTTATTAAAGGTGCGGTACCCGGCCATGAAGACGGAGTCGTCTACATCAAACAAGCAGTTAAGGCTAAAAAGTAA